Part of the Flavobacteriales bacterium genome is shown below.
CGTCTATTCGCTGCTCATGATGGAGCACGGTTTCGTGGCACCCAACATCAACTTCACCGAGCCAGACGAGTACTCCGCCAAACTCAACATCGCCACCCGAACGGTGGAGAAGGAACTGAAAACAATCGTCTCCAATTCCTTTGGTTTTGGCGGCACCAATTCAACGTTGATAATTCGTAAGTTCGCGCCTTGAACCCCATGGACAGACAGCAGATCATAGACACCGTAAATGAGTTCCTGATCGAGGAATTTGAAGCAGACGCAGCCGACCTAGTGGCCGATGCCAACATGCACAACACCCTCGATCTCGACAGTCTCGATTACGTGGATCTTGTGGTGCTTATCGATGAGAATTTCGGTTTCAAAACCACTTCGGAGGATTTTCAAACGATTACCACGTTTGACGATTTCTACAATTTTATTGCGAGTAAGGTAGGGTAAGCGTTACCCAAGCTAAATCGTAGCGTCATGCTGTCCGCCTTTGGCGGATTCAGCATCTAAAGGTAATACCCTGAAACGAGGCTGACGGTAAAAGCCGAGCAGCGAAGCGCGAAGCCCGGTCAGTAGAGACCGATGGCCGCTCAGTGAACACCGAAGGCGGCTCAGTGAATACCGATGGCGGCTCAGTGAATACCGAAGGCCGCTCAGCGAACACCGAAGGCGGCTCAGCGGAGACCGAAGCCCGCTCAGTGAACTGCGAAGGTGAATCAGTGAAGCACGAAGACCAATCAGCAAGATGCGAAGGTTTTTCAGGAAGAGGCATGTTGCACTTAGCTCTTCGGAAGTTGGGGTTTCAAAACCACAGCCGAAGGATTTCAGACCCCTGCCGTCATTGCGAGCGGAGCTTGCGGAGCGCGGCAATCTGTATCGGGTTGAGATTATTGCCTTTGGCAATGAGAACGCTGCGCTTAGTTGCTTCGTTCCTCGCAATGACGAAACCCGCCAGCGTCATTGCGAAGGAGGAACGACTGAAGCAATCGTCTTCAAACGCGAGCCAATCCGAAACAGATTGCCACGAAATTTCCCAAAAGAAATTTCTCGCAAAGACGCTTCGAGTTGGAAAAACGCGTAATTCAGCTTAGCTGCTAAGTTCCCAAGCTTCTTAATTTCGCGCCATGAGTGAATGGAGTGGAAAGAGTAGGGGAAACGCCCTCGGTTATTGGTTCTTCATCTTCTTTATGAAGAACCTGGGAATGGGTTTTACCTACGGTTTCCTGCATTTTGTGGTGTTGTATTTCTTCCTCTTCTCGTGGAGTAGCAGCAAATGGATCTACAACTATTACCGCGAGGGTTTGGGCTATGGCCGTTGGAAGAGCATCGTTGGCATCTACAAGACCTATTACGTTTTCGGGCAGGTAATTATTGATAAGGTGGCGATGG
Proteins encoded:
- a CDS encoding acyl carrier protein, with amino-acid sequence MDRQQIIDTVNEFLIEEFEADAADLVADANMHNTLDLDSLDYVDLVVLIDENFGFKTTSEDFQTITTFDDFYNFIASKVG